A genomic segment from Streptomyces sp. NBC_01233 encodes:
- a CDS encoding MinD/ParA family protein: MARTIVVHSHRGGTGKSSVLANLALLIAAGGRRVGVVDTDIQSPTLDLLFRLGPGASLADYLLGRCEIEATAQQAGPPGLYVVPARTGTAALREIMTSGYDVGLLPEGFDRLAEHYALDVLLLDTHAGLNNESVTAMASADVLMIMARADRIDLSGVEETIALAGRLTCRRILVLSMAPEDIDRENARRRAEEVYGAPLAGILPYSPEMAALYGERIFADAHPGHPLVREFRTIISALDARDEVSRA, encoded by the coding sequence ATGGCCCGCACCATCGTGGTGCACTCGCACCGCGGTGGCACCGGGAAGTCCTCGGTCCTGGCGAACCTCGCGCTGCTGATCGCGGCCGGGGGGCGCCGGGTGGGGGTGGTGGACACCGACATCCAGTCACCCACCCTGGACCTGCTCTTCCGGCTCGGACCCGGTGCCTCCCTCGCCGACTACCTCCTCGGCCGCTGCGAGATCGAGGCCACCGCCCAGCAGGCGGGCCCACCCGGGCTGTACGTCGTACCGGCCCGGACCGGGACGGCCGCCCTGCGCGAGATCATGACCAGCGGTTACGACGTGGGGCTGCTGCCGGAGGGCTTCGACCGGCTGGCCGAGCACTACGCGCTCGACGTGCTGCTGCTCGACACCCACGCCGGACTCAACAACGAGTCGGTGACCGCCATGGCGAGCGCCGACGTACTGATGATCATGGCCAGGGCGGACCGGATCGACCTCTCCGGGGTCGAGGAGACCATCGCCCTCGCCGGCCGCCTGACCTGCCGGCGGATCCTGGTGCTGAGCATGGCCCCCGAGGACATCGACCGGGAGAACGCCCGGCGGCGCGCCGAGGAGGTCTACGGGGCACCGCTGGCCGGAATCCTTCCGTACTCGCCGGAAATGGCGGCGCTGTACGGGGAACGCATATTCGCAGACGCCCATCCCGGCCACCCCCTGGTCCGTGAATTCCGCACCATCATCTCGGCGTTGGACGCACGTGACGAAGTATCGCGGGCCTGA
- a CDS encoding PP2C family protein-serine/threonine phosphatase has protein sequence MPSTTVIILDAYPPPPPELLQALRIMDAELVTRTLTELLAGPLELLPVADVLLAPAESDGESVRTAVRRLRRWAGAPIVVVWTVTEFAALEAHVRIGHDYLVPPFLPALVGARLHSCSERAGLGRTLREADARAELMGYEKELEIGREIQAGFLPESLPVPAGWEIDVRFRPARQVAGDFYDVFEISRGRRLAFVVADVCDKGVGAALFMALIRSLLRHTAQNSGLQHLVAAGRAGGSRRIPVVGATPLLNAVTATNGYLTRNHLRQGYFATLFFGVLDPLTGSLVYINGGHNPPLLLPADGSPPRTLDVTGPAVGVLPDCVYTLGYAQLNPGDTLFAFTDGVPEARCPNGSFLGDERMLELLAGPLVSGKDVVDRMDLAVREHTGTAEQHDDVTMLALHRPRAARGPHADGAGHRVVA, from the coding sequence ATGCCCTCCACGACCGTGATCATCCTCGACGCGTACCCGCCACCGCCGCCCGAGCTCCTGCAGGCGCTGCGGATCATGGACGCGGAACTCGTCACCCGTACGCTGACGGAGCTGCTCGCGGGCCCGCTGGAACTGCTGCCCGTCGCGGACGTGCTGCTGGCCCCGGCCGAGTCCGACGGGGAGTCCGTCCGCACCGCCGTCCGCCGGCTGCGCCGCTGGGCCGGGGCCCCCATCGTCGTCGTCTGGACCGTGACGGAGTTCGCCGCCCTGGAGGCACACGTCCGGATCGGGCACGACTACCTCGTACCACCCTTCCTGCCCGCCCTCGTCGGGGCCCGGCTGCACAGCTGCTCGGAGCGCGCCGGACTCGGCCGCACCCTGCGGGAGGCCGACGCCCGCGCCGAACTCATGGGCTACGAGAAGGAACTGGAGATCGGCCGGGAGATCCAGGCGGGCTTCCTGCCCGAATCACTGCCCGTACCGGCGGGCTGGGAGATCGACGTGCGCTTCCGGCCCGCCCGGCAGGTCGCCGGGGACTTCTACGACGTCTTCGAGATATCCCGCGGCCGCCGGCTGGCGTTCGTCGTCGCCGACGTCTGCGACAAAGGGGTCGGCGCCGCGCTGTTCATGGCGCTCATCCGCTCCCTGCTCCGGCACACCGCACAGAACAGCGGCCTGCAGCACCTGGTCGCCGCCGGACGCGCCGGCGGCAGCCGGCGCATCCCGGTCGTCGGCGCCACGCCGCTGCTCAACGCGGTCACCGCCACCAACGGCTACCTCACCCGCAACCACCTGCGGCAGGGCTACTTCGCCACCCTGTTCTTCGGGGTGCTGGACCCGCTCACCGGCAGCCTCGTCTACATCAACGGCGGCCACAACCCGCCCCTGCTGCTGCCCGCCGACGGCAGCCCGCCCCGGACCCTGGACGTCACCGGCCCGGCCGTCGGGGTCCTGCCCGACTGCGTCTACACCCTCGGCTACGCCCAGCTGAACCCGGGCGACACCCTCTTCGCCTTCACCGACGGAGTGCCCGAGGCCCGCTGCCCGAACGGCAGCTTCCTCGGCGACGAACGGATGCTGGAACTGCTCGCCGGCCCTCTGGTGAGCGGCAAGGACGTGGTCGACCGGATGGACCTGGCGGTGCGCGAACACACCGGCACCGCCGAACAGCACGACGACGTCACCATGCTGGCCCTGCACCGGCCACGCGCGGCGCGGGGGCCGCACGCGGACGGCGCCGGGCACCGGGTGGTGGCCTAG
- a CDS encoding ATP-binding protein has product MTTVTDMAELARSSSLLEVPATVGALGDIAAFVLRLAGRAGLGKGATYRIRLAVDELATNIVMHGYRCGDGRITVRGRSGPGGVQITIEDAAPAFDPVEGRLPPAPGVPPEDRRIGGLGIHLALTSVDEFSYAHRDGRNISTLTVKAEETDRCPPRP; this is encoded by the coding sequence GTGACCACCGTGACTGACATGGCCGAACTGGCGAGGTCGTCCTCCCTGCTGGAGGTGCCCGCGACGGTGGGGGCACTGGGCGACATCGCCGCGTTCGTCCTGCGGCTGGCCGGCCGGGCGGGCCTGGGCAAGGGCGCCACGTACCGGATCCGGCTGGCCGTGGACGAACTGGCCACGAACATCGTGATGCACGGGTACCGGTGCGGCGACGGACGGATCACCGTCCGCGGCCGCTCCGGCCCGGGCGGGGTGCAGATCACCATCGAAGACGCCGCACCCGCCTTCGACCCCGTCGAAGGCCGCCTTCCGCCCGCCCCCGGGGTCCCCCCGGAGGACCGGCGGATCGGTGGCCTCGGCATCCACCTGGCGCTGACCAGCGTGGACGAGTTCAGCTACGCGCACCGGGACGGCCGCAACATCAGCACGCTGACTGTGAAGGCTGAGGAGACGGACCGATGCCCTCCACGACCGTGA
- a CDS encoding STAS domain-containing protein has product MPLSVSLSIEGDTTVIELTGELDAKTAPDFHQTIEKAAGHGTSTVEIRMAGVGYMASAGLRSLVFAQQKVANNVTIKVVGAIEPVSRTIRTAGLDRSIVLSDE; this is encoded by the coding sequence ATGCCGCTTTCCGTGTCCCTGAGCATCGAGGGCGACACCACCGTCATCGAGCTGACGGGCGAGCTGGACGCCAAGACCGCGCCGGACTTCCACCAGACCATCGAGAAGGCCGCCGGGCACGGCACCAGCACCGTCGAGATCAGGATGGCCGGCGTCGGCTACATGGCCAGCGCCGGACTGCGCTCCCTGGTCTTCGCCCAGCAGAAGGTCGCGAACAACGTCACCATCAAGGTGGTCGGTGCCATCGAGCCCGTGTCCCGGACCATCCGGACGGCCGGACTCGACCGCAGCATCGTGCTCTCCGATGAGTGA
- the glgX gene encoding glycogen debranching protein GlgX, whose translation MSETQSEQVLRVDAYPTHEVGGYRVRAGKPFPFGANVVPGGVSFSVFSDQATSMTLVIYKRGEPEPMAELEFPEEFRTGSVFAMTVFGLDHENIEYGYRADGPYDPVTGHRFDARQVLSDPYARLIAGRDVWGVEPDRSRGYQYRSRVCLQDFDWGDDTPLGIPAEDLVVYEAHVRGFTRHPNSQVTAPGTFAGLREKIPYLKELGINCIELLPVFEFDESDNPRSNPETGERLFDYWGYNTVSFFAPKAGYAATGRYGMQGDEFRTLIKDLHAAGIEVILDVVFNHTAEGNEQGPTISFKGLDNATYYMLTPEGYYFNFSGTGNTVNCNHPVVRNYVLDCLRHWVADYHIDGFRFDLAAILGRALDGTPLPNPPLLELLAYDPVLRHTKLIAEAWDAGGLYEVGNFPAYGRWAEWNGKYRDTVRRFLKGDAGVTGELATRIAGSPDLYSSRGTAASVNFLTAHDGFTLADLVSYNDKRNDANGENNNDGANDNNSWNCGAEGPTEDPEINALRTRQMKNAIAILFTSQGIPMLLSGDEVARTQQGNNNTYCQDNELSWFDWDQVDDNAELLRFTREMIAFRKHHRELRSTAHPTGQVRENLGLPDISWHGERAWQPDWSSESRLIAVARCGTGDDDVVYVAMNAHWESHDLELPALPGGRSWHLFADTGAEAPHDIRTPGGEQELDNAGKYLIGPRSVVILVGRTDDPEML comes from the coding sequence ATGAGCGAGACCCAGTCCGAGCAGGTCCTGCGCGTCGACGCGTACCCGACCCACGAGGTGGGCGGGTACCGCGTCCGCGCGGGCAAACCGTTCCCCTTCGGGGCCAACGTGGTCCCCGGCGGGGTCAGCTTCTCCGTCTTCTCCGACCAGGCCACGTCCATGACCCTGGTCATCTACAAGCGCGGAGAGCCCGAACCGATGGCCGAACTGGAGTTCCCCGAGGAATTCCGCACCGGCAGCGTGTTCGCGATGACCGTCTTCGGCCTCGACCACGAGAACATCGAGTACGGGTACCGGGCGGACGGCCCCTACGACCCGGTCACCGGCCACCGCTTCGACGCCCGCCAGGTCCTCTCCGACCCCTACGCCCGGCTGATCGCCGGCCGTGACGTGTGGGGCGTGGAGCCGGACCGCAGCCGCGGCTACCAGTACCGCTCCCGCGTCTGCCTCCAGGACTTCGACTGGGGCGACGACACACCGCTGGGCATCCCCGCCGAGGACCTCGTCGTCTACGAGGCCCACGTGCGCGGCTTCACCCGGCACCCCAACTCGCAGGTCACCGCGCCCGGCACCTTCGCCGGGCTGCGCGAGAAGATCCCGTACCTCAAGGAACTCGGGATCAACTGCATCGAGCTCCTGCCGGTGTTCGAGTTCGACGAGAGCGACAACCCGCGCTCCAACCCGGAGACGGGCGAGCGGCTCTTCGACTACTGGGGCTACAACACCGTCTCCTTCTTCGCGCCCAAGGCCGGCTACGCGGCCACCGGGCGGTACGGGATGCAGGGGGACGAGTTCCGCACCCTGATCAAGGACCTGCACGCGGCCGGCATCGAGGTCATCCTCGACGTCGTCTTCAACCACACCGCCGAGGGCAACGAGCAGGGCCCGACGATCTCCTTCAAGGGGCTCGACAACGCCACGTACTACATGCTCACGCCCGAGGGGTACTACTTCAACTTCAGCGGCACCGGCAACACCGTCAACTGCAACCACCCCGTCGTGCGCAACTACGTGCTCGACTGCCTGCGCCACTGGGTCGCCGACTACCACATCGACGGCTTCCGCTTCGACCTCGCGGCCATCCTCGGCCGGGCCCTGGACGGCACCCCGCTGCCCAACCCGCCGCTGCTGGAACTGCTCGCCTACGACCCGGTCCTGCGGCATACCAAGCTCATCGCCGAGGCCTGGGACGCCGGCGGCCTCTACGAGGTCGGCAACTTCCCGGCGTACGGCCGCTGGGCGGAGTGGAACGGCAAGTACCGCGACACCGTGCGCCGCTTCCTCAAGGGCGACGCCGGGGTCACCGGAGAACTGGCCACCCGCATCGCCGGCTCGCCCGACCTGTACTCCAGCCGCGGCACCGCCGCCTCGGTCAACTTCCTGACCGCGCACGACGGCTTCACCCTCGCCGACCTGGTCTCCTACAACGACAAGCGCAACGACGCCAACGGCGAGAACAACAACGACGGCGCCAACGACAACAACAGCTGGAACTGCGGCGCCGAGGGGCCCACCGAGGACCCCGAGATCAACGCGCTGCGCACCAGGCAGATGAAGAACGCGATCGCCATCCTCTTCACCAGCCAGGGCATTCCGATGCTGCTGTCCGGGGACGAGGTCGCGCGCACCCAGCAGGGCAACAACAACACGTACTGCCAGGACAACGAACTCTCCTGGTTCGACTGGGACCAGGTCGACGACAACGCCGAACTGCTCCGGTTCACACGGGAGATGATCGCCTTCCGCAAGCACCACCGCGAGCTGCGCTCCACCGCCCACCCCACCGGCCAGGTCCGCGAGAACCTGGGCCTGCCGGACATCAGCTGGCACGGGGAGCGGGCCTGGCAGCCCGACTGGTCCTCCGAGAGCCGGCTGATCGCCGTGGCCCGGTGCGGCACCGGGGACGACGACGTGGTGTACGTGGCCATGAACGCGCACTGGGAGTCGCACGACCTCGAACTGCCCGCCCTGCCGGGAGGCCGGAGCTGGCACCTGTTCGCCGACACCGGGGCCGAGGCACCGCACGACATCCGCACCCCCGGCGGCGAGCAGGAACTGGACAACGCCGGGAAGTACCTGATCGGCCCGCGCTCGGTCGTGATCCTGGTGGGCCGTACCGATGATCCCGAGATGCTGTGA
- a CDS encoding STAS domain-containing protein: MTLNVKERRNKTGTVLVATGEINSETSGSLLQALLPLVREGKPLKIDLTAVTYVSSAGLRTLLVVYREAQHAGVAVTLYGVSEEVRFVMSATGFLDFFETGEAVAAAAKAKAKAKAKAKAKAAR; encoded by the coding sequence ATGACTCTCAACGTCAAGGAACGCCGGAACAAGACGGGCACCGTGCTCGTCGCCACCGGCGAGATCAACAGCGAGACATCCGGTTCGCTGCTCCAGGCCCTGCTGCCGCTCGTCCGCGAGGGCAAGCCGCTGAAGATCGACCTCACGGCCGTCACCTACGTCTCCAGCGCCGGCCTGCGCACCCTGCTCGTCGTCTACCGCGAGGCGCAGCACGCCGGCGTCGCCGTCACCCTCTACGGGGTGAGCGAGGAAGTCCGGTTCGTCATGTCGGCCACCGGCTTCCTCGACTTCTTCGAGACCGGCGAGGCCGTCGCGGCGGCCGCCAAGGCCAAGGCCAAGGCCAAGGCCAAGGCCAAGGCCAAGGCCGCACGATGA
- a CDS encoding AGE family epimerase/isomerase — MADAVSFSFSDTIAGYVERFDSGSRVLRLKTSDGRGFDVSLAGDPSAELVRNLDEPHIDASGHIDEMLSPGRFLFVYGVHYPEHGGRFDAKRLVFLGRGAEDYRFEEPSWWIKQIESLADFYKRAQFGDGPVDFAEYRTEIRLGGDKTASHVQETDTISRLVYGMASAYLLTGKDEYLEVAERGTEYLRKHMRVVDSEEDVVFWYHGISVDGDSERKLFTSEFSDDYDAIPMYEQIYALAGPIQTYRVTGDVRIKNDADATIRLFDKFFFDPEQGGYYSHIDPILFSADHESLGENAERKNWNSVGDHAPAYLINLYLATGEQKYADFLEYTFDTIADKFPDYKNSPFVQERFFRDWSHDTAHSWQQNRAVVGHNLKIAWNLMRMNSLKAKPAYEDLAKKIGEIMPAVGSDVQRGGWYDVVERIKSGDEETYRFAWHDRKAWWQQEQAILAYLILNGTVGGDANLREARQAQSFYNTFFLDHDEGAVYFNVLASGTPYLLGTERLKGSHSMSMYHSAELCYLSAVYNNLLVNGREMDFHFQPDPTGLPDRVLRVSPDLLPAGSVRIASVEIDEKPYTDFDADALTVRLPDVQGRVKVKVRLRPVAKK, encoded by the coding sequence ATGGCGGATGCCGTGAGCTTCTCCTTCTCCGACACCATCGCCGGCTACGTCGAACGCTTCGACTCCGGGTCGCGCGTGCTGCGTCTGAAGACCTCCGACGGGCGCGGGTTCGACGTCTCGCTCGCCGGCGACCCCAGCGCCGAGCTGGTCCGCAACCTGGACGAGCCCCACATCGACGCCTCCGGGCACATCGACGAGATGCTCTCGCCGGGCCGGTTCCTCTTCGTCTACGGAGTCCACTACCCGGAGCACGGCGGGCGGTTCGACGCCAAGCGCCTGGTCTTCCTGGGCCGCGGCGCCGAGGACTACCGCTTCGAGGAGCCCAGCTGGTGGATCAAGCAGATCGAGTCGCTGGCCGACTTCTACAAGCGGGCCCAGTTCGGCGACGGGCCGGTGGACTTCGCCGAGTACCGCACCGAGATCCGGCTCGGCGGTGACAAGACCGCCAGCCACGTCCAGGAGACCGACACGATCTCCCGCCTGGTCTACGGCATGGCCTCGGCCTACCTGCTGACCGGCAAGGACGAGTACCTGGAGGTCGCCGAGCGCGGCACCGAGTACCTGCGCAAGCACATGCGGGTCGTGGACAGCGAGGAGGACGTGGTCTTCTGGTACCACGGCATCAGCGTCGACGGGGACAGCGAGCGCAAGCTCTTCACCTCGGAGTTCTCCGACGACTACGACGCGATCCCGATGTACGAGCAGATCTACGCGCTGGCCGGCCCCATCCAGACGTACCGGGTCACCGGCGACGTCCGGATCAAGAACGACGCGGACGCCACCATCCGGCTGTTCGACAAGTTCTTCTTCGACCCGGAGCAGGGCGGCTACTACTCGCACATCGACCCGATCCTCTTCAGCGCCGACCACGAGTCCCTCGGCGAGAACGCCGAGCGCAAGAACTGGAACTCGGTCGGCGACCACGCGCCCGCGTACCTGATCAACCTCTACCTGGCGACGGGCGAGCAGAAGTACGCCGACTTCCTCGAGTACACCTTCGACACCATCGCGGACAAGTTCCCGGACTACAAGAACAGCCCCTTCGTCCAGGAGCGCTTCTTCCGCGACTGGTCGCACGACACCGCCCACAGCTGGCAGCAGAACCGCGCGGTCGTCGGCCACAACCTGAAGATCGCCTGGAACCTGATGCGGATGAACTCGCTGAAGGCCAAGCCGGCGTACGAGGACCTCGCGAAGAAGATCGGCGAGATCATGCCGGCGGTCGGCAGCGACGTGCAGCGCGGCGGCTGGTACGACGTCGTCGAGCGGATCAAGTCCGGGGACGAGGAGACGTATCGTTTCGCCTGGCACGACCGCAAGGCCTGGTGGCAGCAGGAGCAGGCGATCCTCGCCTACCTCATCCTGAACGGCACCGTCGGCGGCGACGCGAACCTGCGCGAGGCCCGGCAGGCGCAGTCCTTCTACAACACCTTCTTCCTCGACCACGACGAGGGCGCCGTCTACTTCAACGTGCTCGCCAGCGGTACGCCGTACCTGCTCGGCACCGAGCGCCTCAAGGGCAGCCACTCGATGTCCATGTACCACTCGGCGGAGCTCTGCTACCTCTCCGCCGTCTACAACAACCTGCTCGTCAACGGCCGGGAGATGGACTTCCACTTCCAGCCCGACCCGACCGGCCTGCCCGACCGGGTCCTGCGCGTCTCGCCCGACCTGCTCCCGGCCGGCTCGGTGCGGATCGCGTCCGTCGAGATCGACGAGAAGCCGTACACGGACTTCGACGCGGACGCCCTCACCGTGCGGCTGCCCGACGTCCAGGGCCGGGTGAAGGTCAAGGTGCGGCTGCGTCCAGTGGCCAAGAAGTAG
- a CDS encoding VOC family protein — protein sequence MAGPVWSHVGLNCADQKTTEEFYTRYFGFTRARVVDLGEAQIVFLRKGDAYLELFAAGAEPARPAHEDGPQAPGRMRHLAFQTDSVDAFLAELGDAAEVTLGPLDFDDFICGWRTVWIRDPDGVIVEVGQGYEDDRTHDRTHEGSHDKDGA from the coding sequence ATGGCCGGGCCGGTCTGGTCGCACGTGGGCCTGAACTGTGCGGACCAGAAGACCACCGAGGAGTTCTACACCCGGTACTTCGGCTTCACCCGGGCCCGGGTGGTCGACCTGGGAGAGGCCCAGATCGTGTTCCTGCGCAAGGGGGACGCGTACCTGGAGCTCTTTGCGGCAGGCGCCGAACCGGCCCGCCCGGCGCACGAAGACGGGCCGCAGGCTCCGGGACGGATGCGCCACCTGGCCTTCCAGACCGACAGCGTGGACGCGTTCCTGGCCGAGCTTGGCGACGCGGCCGAAGTGACCCTGGGGCCGCTGGACTTCGACGACTTCATCTGCGGCTGGCGGACCGTGTGGATCCGCGACCCCGACGGGGTGATCGTCGAAGTCGGCCAGGGATACGAGGACGACCGCACTCACGACCGTACTCACGAGGGCTCTCACGACAAGGACGGTGCTTGA
- a CDS encoding DJ-1/PfpI family protein: MPDAVLREGALSGTRIAVLVESDYYEPEIFYYRHRFAEEGAEVDFLTRLWGNDSITFTGHEYRAPFTANQSLEGLSDDDLRRYAAVIVPSGMVADRLRYTEDVDRLAPATELLRRAFEEPTVLKGIICHGMWLASSIPDKVRGRKVVCHNNLIGDVRNMGGQYVDEDVVVDGDLVTGRTGAHHHLFARRIIELIAAGRGRGQA; encoded by the coding sequence GTGCCTGATGCCGTCCTGCGCGAGGGCGCGCTGTCCGGGACCCGGATCGCGGTCCTGGTCGAGAGCGACTACTACGAGCCGGAGATCTTCTACTACCGGCACCGGTTCGCGGAGGAGGGTGCCGAGGTCGACTTCCTGACCCGGCTGTGGGGCAACGACTCCATCACCTTCACCGGGCACGAGTACCGGGCGCCCTTCACCGCGAACCAGTCCCTGGAGGGGCTGAGCGACGACGACCTGCGCCGGTACGCGGCGGTCATCGTGCCCTCCGGCATGGTGGCCGACCGGCTGCGCTACACCGAGGACGTGGACCGGCTGGCCCCGGCGACGGAGCTGCTGCGCCGGGCCTTCGAGGAGCCAACGGTCCTCAAGGGGATCATCTGCCACGGCATGTGGCTGGCCTCCTCGATCCCGGACAAGGTGCGCGGCCGCAAGGTCGTCTGCCACAACAACCTCATCGGGGACGTCCGGAACATGGGCGGCCAGTACGTCGACGAGGACGTGGTGGTGGACGGGGACCTGGTCACCGGCCGCACTGGCGCCCACCACCACCTCTTCGCCCGCCGGATCATCGAGCTGATCGCGGCCGGGCGGGGCCGGGGGCAGGCCTGA
- a CDS encoding GMC family oxidoreductase: MSVEEYDYIVVGSGTAGSVLANRLSEDPDVSVLVLEAGGSRIPPEVDDPSSWYKLLGGPVDWGYTSTPQPGLDGRRTYEPRGKAPGGSSNLYIMMHIRGHASDFDNWAYQGAAGWAHEDVLPYFALLEGQEDVTAATTGTRGPQRITNAGRHGANPVSRAFIDAAVELGHEEIADFNTDGPRRGLFGTGWHHIDVADGRRQGVLAAYLEPALDRANLTLRTNAQSTRLLFDGDTCTGVEYAQLRAPAEFAGRTVRDAHSSVAAPGLHTVRARREVIVAAGAIESPKLLLLSGIGHPEQLREHGIEVTAALPGVGENFHNHVLTGLMAEVTQELPPPAQNLSESALFLSSQPGLPAPDLQIAFVHVPFDVIVGQDHPNTVSILPGVVRPVSRGWIRLASADPVAHPLINPNYLGDRWDLERMVQGVKTAREIFATSAFSPWYKQELQPGPGYVSDDDLRTFVKQKSESYHHQAGSCRMGIDDLSVVDPELRVHGVRNLRVVDASVMPAVPSGNCHTAIAMIAERAADFLRGTSRA; this comes from the coding sequence GTGAGCGTGGAAGAGTACGACTACATCGTCGTGGGATCCGGCACCGCCGGCAGCGTCCTGGCCAACCGGCTCTCCGAGGACCCGGACGTCTCCGTCCTCGTCCTGGAGGCGGGCGGCTCCCGGATCCCGCCCGAGGTGGACGACCCGTCCTCCTGGTACAAGCTCCTCGGCGGTCCCGTGGACTGGGGCTACACCAGCACTCCGCAGCCCGGCCTGGACGGCCGCCGCACGTACGAACCCCGCGGCAAGGCCCCCGGCGGCAGCAGCAACCTCTACATCATGATGCACATCCGCGGTCACGCCTCGGACTTCGACAACTGGGCCTACCAGGGCGCGGCCGGCTGGGCACACGAGGACGTGCTGCCGTACTTCGCCCTGCTGGAGGGCCAGGAGGACGTCACCGCCGCCACCACCGGCACCCGGGGGCCGCAGCGGATCACCAACGCCGGGCGGCACGGTGCCAACCCGGTCTCGCGCGCCTTCATCGACGCCGCCGTCGAGCTGGGCCACGAGGAGATCGCCGACTTCAACACCGACGGGCCCCGGCGCGGTCTCTTCGGCACCGGCTGGCACCACATCGACGTGGCCGACGGCCGCCGCCAAGGGGTGCTCGCCGCCTACCTGGAGCCCGCCCTGGACCGCGCCAACCTGACCCTGCGCACCAACGCGCAGAGCACCCGGCTGCTCTTCGACGGGGACACCTGCACGGGTGTCGAGTACGCCCAGCTCCGGGCCCCCGCCGAGTTCGCCGGCCGGACGGTCCGGGACGCGCACAGCAGCGTCGCGGCGCCCGGGCTGCACACCGTACGGGCCCGCCGGGAGGTGATCGTGGCCGCCGGGGCGATCGAGTCCCCGAAGCTGCTGCTGCTCTCCGGCATCGGCCACCCCGAGCAGCTGCGCGAGCACGGCATCGAGGTCACCGCGGCCCTGCCCGGGGTCGGCGAGAACTTCCACAACCACGTCCTGACCGGACTGATGGCCGAGGTCACCCAGGAGCTCCCGCCGCCGGCGCAGAACCTGTCGGAGAGCGCTCTGTTCCTGTCCTCGCAGCCCGGACTGCCCGCGCCCGACCTCCAGATCGCCTTCGTCCACGTGCCCTTCGACGTGATCGTCGGCCAGGACCACCCCAACACGGTGTCCATCCTGCCCGGTGTCGTACGGCCGGTCTCGCGCGGCTGGATCAGGCTCGCGAGCGCCGACCCGGTGGCCCACCCGCTGATCAACCCGAACTACCTCGGCGACCGCTGGGACCTGGAGCGGATGGTGCAGGGCGTCAAGACCGCCCGGGAGATCTTCGCGACCTCCGCCTTCTCCCCCTGGTACAAGCAGGAGCTCCAGCCCGGACCCGGCTACGTGAGCGACGACGACCTGCGGACCTTCGTGAAGCAGAAGTCGGAGAGCTACCACCACCAGGCCGGCTCCTGCCGCATGGGCATCGACGACCTCTCCGTCGTCGACCCCGAGCTGCGGGTGCACGGCGTACGGAACCTGCGCGTCGTCGACGCCAGCGTGATGCCCGCGGTCCCGTCGGGCAACTGCCACACCGCCATCGCGATGATCGCCGAGCGCGCGGCGGACTTCCTGAGGGGGACCTCCCGTGCCTGA
- a CDS encoding nuclear transport factor 2 family protein: MDARQILQKYYEYANAGDWDRWCDLFADDQVMDEQLAGHIEGLEVLRSMMKGMGTMYRVFRNEPVHFLVDGEKAAAVSHLTAVSPAGEAIEAEVMNFFRIVDGKIAYMANYHDTVPFQVLNQG, encoded by the coding sequence ATGGACGCACGACAGATCCTTCAGAAGTACTACGAGTACGCCAACGCCGGGGACTGGGACCGCTGGTGCGACCTGTTCGCCGACGACCAGGTCATGGACGAGCAGCTGGCCGGCCACATCGAGGGGCTCGAAGTCCTGCGCTCGATGATGAAGGGCATGGGCACGATGTACCGGGTCTTCCGGAACGAGCCCGTGCACTTCCTCGTCGACGGTGAGAAGGCCGCGGCCGTCTCGCACCTGACCGCGGTCAGCCCTGCCGGCGAGGCCATCGAGGCCGAGGTCATGAACTTCTTCCGGATCGTGGACGGAAAGATCGCCTACATGGCGAACTACCACGACACGGTCCCCTTCCAGGTGCTGAACCAGGGCTGA
- a CDS encoding nuclear transport factor 2 family protein, whose protein sequence is MTEVTQERVRAAYAALGSGDRARILEYYSEDLRWLVPGNHPLAGWYESLDAFLELMGQTHKLTGGTFRMDLEAVLVGEDCSADVCRNVALRAGADGTSGSPYERMDYPVFHYMRWQDGRIVEGRDGLFGDSASAFSQFWAPFAPDGTRRDR, encoded by the coding sequence ATGACCGAAGTGACGCAGGAGCGGGTGCGGGCGGCCTACGCCGCCCTCGGCTCCGGCGACCGGGCGCGCATCCTCGAGTACTACTCCGAGGACCTGCGCTGGCTGGTGCCGGGCAACCACCCGCTGGCCGGCTGGTACGAGAGCCTGGACGCCTTCCTGGAGCTGATGGGCCAGACCCACAAGCTCACGGGCGGCACCTTCCGGATGGACCTGGAGGCGGTCCTCGTCGGCGAGGACTGTTCCGCGGACGTGTGCCGCAACGTCGCCCTGCGGGCCGGCGCGGACGGGACGAGCGGGTCCCCGTACGAGCGGATGGACTACCCGGTCTTCCACTACATGCGCTGGCAGGACGGCCGGATCGTCGAGGGCCGCGACGGGCTCTTCGGGGACTCGGCGTCCGCCTTCAGCCAGTTCTGGGCGCCTTTCGCGCCGGACGGAACCCGCAGGGACCGATAA